Below is a window of Anomaloglossus baeobatrachus isolate aAnoBae1 chromosome 8, aAnoBae1.hap1, whole genome shotgun sequence DNA.
acgctgacactgggggtacaggataatgacgctgacactgggggtacaggataatgacactgacactgggggtacaggataattacactgacactgggggtacaggataatgacgctgacactggaggtacaggataatgacgctgacactggggggtacaggataatgacactgacactgggggtacaggataatgacgctgacactggggggtacaggataatgacactgacactcggggtacaggatactgacactgacactcgggatacaggataatgacgctgacactcggggtacaggataatgacgctgacactcggggtacaggataatgatactgacactgggggtacaggatattgacgctgacactgggggtacaggataataacgctgacactgggggtacaggataatgatgctgacactgggggtacaggataatgacactgacattgggggtacaggataatgacgctgacactgggggtacaggataatgacactgacactggggtgcagaataatgacactgacactgggggtacaggataacgacactgacactggggtgcagaataatgacactgacactgggggtacaggataatgacgctaacattgggggtacaggataatgacactgacactggggtgcagaataatgacactgacactgggggtacaggatactgacactgggggtacaggataagacacttggggtacagtATAATTACTCTGGAAACTtggttcttttcctcagcacccagtttttctATGATATCAGAGAATGGTAAAGCTGGGAGCTGAGGACAACACggatatcagagcataggaaagctgggtgacgagtAAGAGAGCGCCTTTCtttcagctcagcacccagctttcccaatcccatccaatGCTCTGACTGTTGCTGTCCCTCTTttcctaatccctactgatatatggttactgtgtggacttcacccaCGTCACGCAGCAGGGACtagtgcacacaccctgcacccccaaatcacacacacccaacacccccaaatcacacacacccagtaccccccaaatcacacactgcacccccaaatcacacacaccctgcacccccaaataacacacacccagcacccccaaatcacacacacccagtacccccaaatcacacacgccctgcacccccaaatcacacacatcctgcacccccaaatcacacacacccagcaccctcatgccctgcatatctcagacagactggctgtaccccaaattacccctctctcaaacacactgaaaccccatatACCACACACACAGTATCCCTTAACACGCCTCTGTTACAGTCTGGACccctcatatgtcactcaccctggCCCCCCCCTCACTGGGAACATCTCCTTCTGCATTTCCTTCctggctcctcccacacggtcacatgggcatgagtcatcgcaggtcctggcagctCCACTACTAGGATGCATTTTCTTCCTCTCTGAAGCAGcatctgctctgcccctgccgcgctgcagctcaTAGGCTCCGGGCTCCCCTCCAGGTCAGGACCGCCCGCTCTGCCTCCCCTGTAGCTACTCTGCTGGAGCTATAGTAATCTGACTGTCACATACAGACCTGCGGTGGTGGCCCAACGGTGTAAGGAGCCGCGGCTGCAGGTCATTGCAATACACCCGGCGGGGGCCCCTGCAGGCTGACGGGGACACCTTAGTTTGAAAACAAGGTGGGGGCCAACCCGGGCTTTCCCCACACCCCGGCACGCCAGACCGACGCTGCAaatgactgtatatgtatgtatgcactgTATATACAGCCTGACTATATATGCATCTGACTGTATGTATACAGCCAGACTCTATATATACACACCTGACTGTGCATATACACCAGACTGTAAAcagcctgatatatatatatatatatatatatatatatatatatacatatacagtcatgtgtatatatacagttaagctgtgtgtatatatatatatatatatatatatacacctgactatgCAGCCTGACTGCATATAtacacctaactgtatataacctGGCTGTGTATATATACCAGACCATACACCTGACTGAATAAAACCTGACTGtgcatatacacctgactgtatacagcctgatatatatatatatatatatatatatatatatatatatatatatatatatatatgcatacatacatatacagccatcagccatatgtatatatacagttaagctgtatatatatgtatatatatatatatatatatatatatatatatatatatatacacacctgacTGTATGCAGCCTGACTGTATATGTGTGACGCACTGGACcagctaggtagtcacagatagagccccgcataacaccagtccctcactaggtaacaccagccaaccacatagcaccctagtcacctcgctcagtgcttgatggacacaccagggggcggagccaggcggttgccacgcccaccgaggagttcagaaagcctgaggcaggaaaacacagtcagTTCAGTGGCAGTTAAGTTTCAGTCAGTTTGAGTTGAGTtggagagtggagtggaggaggccaggcctgtgtgacaggcctgtgacagactgacaggtgccggggttggagcccgggcacctttggctaggaggcatacggaggctgtctgcaggagccgggaagacggctcggtggaactgtggtggaccgggacagggtagtggcccgccggtaccaacccggggaaccgactggaaaccggagcacaagagggggtactcagaccttggaacgaggtccagaaactagtagactgagttaattaactgattgcggtctggactttaggtcctttcccacccaaagtccctcatagaagacaacagcccaacgagggggataagcagcccccgctaggctcagagatcccacgggccagcatctgcaggcaaacaggctcttctgacatccacaagccggggagcggattccTGACACTGCAGGTGCAGGTAGTTCAacatctcaaacaggtgcaggagaaaggcagagaccaacaACCGGGTGgtggaacccgactgcagccggctgcaggcactgaccaccatcaccttggtttaccagagactcgagtgtttcattctaatagtgagtacaccagtgccctccggccgcccatctccctgcactgccaaagcacccccaacaggtcccggggcctccatccctgcccacggaggggttaacaacttgctgcataccatctcccccgggtgccccgtaactgcagcggtggtgtccaccttcaccacatcccgtgggtggcgtcacaaacttaaaacacagctccggccgtacacctacgtccccaaaccaccaacccctttttggtaggagtgaccgcaggacccccgggtccggagaccctcgagccacccactgaaggtccggactcgaGCGGCTCACAAACATACATACCCACCGGACTGTATACAGCCTGTCTATACAACCTGACTGTATTTATTCACCTGACCGTATACAACCTGGctttgtgtttttatatatatatatatatatatatataaaatctactgGACTGTATACGGCCTGACTGTATTTATTCGCCTGACTGTACACAAccagactgtatatatacacctgactgtatacacctgactgtatatatatatatatatatatatatatatctaactgACTGTATGATTAGACTAaaagtccagtcacactaagcatcttaccagcgatcccaacaacgatagggatcgctggtaagttgctaggaggttgctggtgagatgtcacactgcgacgctccagcaatcccaccagcaacctgacctggcagggatcgctggagtgtcgctacacgagttgctggtgagctcaccagcaaccagtgaccagcccccagcgccgcgtggaagatgctgcgcttggtaactaaggtaaatatcgggtaaccaacccgatatttaccttggttaccagtgcacgcagctacacgtgcagagagcagggagcagcgcacactgagcgctggctccctgctctcctagttacagcacacatcgggttaattacccgatgtgtgctgcagctaaatgtgcacagagcagggagcagcgcacaatgcttagcgctggctccctgctctcctagctacagcacacatcgggttaattaacccgatgtgtcctgtagctacatgtgcacagagcaggagccggcactgacagctgagagcggcggaggctggtaacaaaggtaaatatcgggtaaccaaggacagggcttcttggttacccgatgtttacattggttaccagcctccgcagaagccggctcctgcagcctgcacatttagttgttgctgtctcgctgtcaatcacagcgatgtgtgcttcacagcgggacagcaacaactaaaaaatggcccaggacattcagcaacaaccaacgacctcacagcaggggccaggttgttgctggatgtcacacacaacaacatcgctagcaacgtcacaaaagttgttcgttagcagcgatgttgctagcgatgttgcttagtgtgacggggccttaacaggacATCGATCTGCCGtacttacagtccctgacagaagttctgtcgcttatccatgttatgtaaataaaagcttataaactgactttaaattcatccattggttttataaattactcttttgaaagctgaaaccctcccaaatttggtttaggttatgaaaataaagttgctgcaaagctgttcAGATTTCTGCAAGACAAaacttttgtcgccttgtcatataatgcacccaatcctagtttacatcctcacctgtgctcactaaatgattggttaatcagtgggtgtgtataaaaaggaaGCCAGCaaacccagaccttcagttgaactgaaacttgacctctgacaacatgccaaaaatccaccctgtggccAAAACCttcattatcaagaggctgaagaccagatccactgcagaggtggctggcacctttaatgtgtctcagcatcaagtacaaagaattaaaaaagatttgaagagactggagatgtttttgacaatccCAGGACCAGCAGACCCCGCAAGTCAACTGCTTagaaggaacgtttgttggttagaaaatccaaagccagcccctcttccactgcagcagagctccaacaggcctggtcacctcaagtccctgtgtcaactagaacactttgtaggattctgtcttcaaatggcctccatggtcgaatcagtgcccagaagccagcactaaacaaaaggcaattaaaaaaacgtgtggcatttgccaagtcaaacagcctgctaaacagatggacgctggaaaagtggcagaaggtatatttctctgatgaatcttcagttgaattacaccacagctgccgcaaatactgcaggagacctactggagcccgtatggatccagaaaacagttaagtttggtggtgaaaAGATCATGTTCTAGGGTTACAATCAGtatggggtgtgcgaaacatttgcaaggtggaaggcaatatcaatagcctaaaatatcaagaagtattagctacctcttacattcccaatcataaaaggggtcaaattctgcagcagtgtGGTGTgccatctcatccatccatctctacaacaaagttcctcctggcaaagaagatcaaggtgctcaaggactggccagcccagtcaccagacatgaacatcattgagcatgtttggggtaggatgaaagaggaagcttggaagacaaaaccaaagaatctagatgaactctgggaggcatgtaagactgcattctttactattcctgatgacttcatcaataaattgtatgaatcattgttgaaccgcatggatgcagtccttcaagctcatggaagtcacacaaaatattaaatatggctctaatagcaccacaacttcattctccaatgttatgcaacatatttttgtattaaaagttaattatttgtttgaatttcacattactttctgtgggtgacaaaacttttgtcttgccaaaatctgacctttctgtgttcattaaatgatcaatatttcagctttgcaccaacttcattttcataacctaaaccaaatttgggagggtttcagcttttaaaagagtaatttatgaaaccaatggatgaattcaaagtcaggttataagcttttatatacataacatagataagcgacagaacttttgtcaggcgcTGTACTTTTcaacaaaagatgaagaacaaggagaatcaggaaggaaagaagatttgGGATGAAGAAATAATTCAGACCACAGCGGCACAACATTTATTTGTAGAAGGTGATGCAGTATGTGATGTTAGGTGGATGATAGCTGAGGAAGTGTGTGGTAGATACCCAGCAGATTGGAGCCCGTTTATTACATCGGGAATCGAGTTGGATATTTACACTGAATATTCTGAATCCAAAAGGTGTAAATGGTGTGAATGCAGATATTTTTATATAGAGGGCATTTTACTAACACTCTTATTTTTAAGGGTTCCgtgtcgtgatgtgctgcagaagatgggagaagatggaagtctgcagagacgagctgtggatgtgagaaGTCATCATGGTGTGTGGACAAAAAGGAGGTGAAATGAAAGAGAACGACTCCAATCAGAAAATACATCAACTACAAAGTAACTGGATGTAAATCTTTATTTTTGATAGTACATCTCATCAGCAGGggtatacatagaaatcatgggtgtGGTAGATCCACTCACTCAGCTGCAGTATGAAGTAGACACAGGAATGCTTCTCAGTTTAAATTTCAGCTGCTTTATTAGCTCCATAAACCAGCctgaacaaaataaaacaaaacagccTTACCagcataaaagaaaacaaaacctcATGTATTAAGTCCATACACTGCGGGTTCAGCCCACTTAAGTTTGGGGTTCCACACCGTTCTCAGAGATGAGGAACTGCTTCCTCCAACACAGAAcagtgagtgtgtccagaggcctggctgttacctcttggaccacaccccgaggtggaggtatggtgaacagccgtcccacccatctctttagctgttcacaaaaacctGGCCCAGTTAAAAGCaatttaaccctctcagcacctagtatgctggagcattacatccaggttcacatcactgattttagtagtctcagtgacacatacctcccccTCTTGCACTttaccagtgatcatatcacatGGGTATGGGGGTCATCCGCATATGGATGCAATGAGATTGTCATACAAGCTGAGGTcagagccaggaggtaacgtagtacaagggagcagacggagtcagagtCAAGTGAGAGCCGGAGGTCAGAGGCCAGGAGGTGTCGTCAGAAGCCAGAGGAGAACAAAGCCGAAGTCAAATAACAAGCCGAAGtcagataccgggagagcaagtcaGTAGGGGGAGGGCATGGAGACAAAACAACAAATCAGGGAGcaggagagggagacagggaggtcAGACAAAACGGAGAGGACAGGAGTCAGGGAGATGAGGACTGGGTAGCAGTTCATCTGCTCAATAGTATACAAGGGATCGCCATTCGCCATTGTCATTTACACGTACCGGAGGATAAAAGCGCATGTTGGGGTCATCCGCTAGCACTTCAATATTGCCAATGCCTTCTAAATATGCAGAGACCACATATTTAGCCGTGGTGTTGATATGCCTGCACAAAGGACATGTGATGTTGTACTGAAGCCATTGTCCTATGCATGGCAGGTGAAAAAAGTGGCCGCACTCCATATAGCTGATGGCATCTCCAGTGACAAGGTCTTCCAAGCAGATGGGACAGAATTCCAGGGGGTCCTCTGCCGATCGTATGGCTGTAGGCAGTGTGAGTCTTGACAGATTGATGACTTCAGGATAGGTGTTATTTTGGAATGGGTTCCACAGCTGATACCTCTCCGGTGATGGTGGTGGTGaaggtggtggtgatggtgatggtggaggggatggtggtggtggaggtgatggtggtggtggtggtgggagcCTCCTATTTCTCCGCCTCCTAGGTGTAATTGGGGCAATATCCACTCTTCGTTGTCTTGTAAACCTGCCTCTCGTCCTGTGCGCAATCGGGGAGTCCTCCCTGCTGCGCCGCGATGTTCCTGTGTGAAAAAGAGAAACAACACACATGTAAGGACTTTCTCCTGGCGAATATTATCCTCTATGAGGATCACATATTTTACACACCTGTAGGGGCTTTTTATGCCCTCCCTCGTCTTACCTGATATAGAAGGACGGGCAGGTCCATGTGAGGATGGTTCATCTCGAACATGGTAATGATGGTAATTGTCCTGAGACTCCATATTGGGCCAAGATGAAGGAGATCCTTCGGCCTCGAGGAAACTTCAGGACTTCAAGCTAAGGTTCTTGTCAATATAAATACtctgattttgtcaaaaaagcaactAAATCAAAGAGAGCACTCACTAAAGAAAAT
It encodes the following:
- the LOC142249462 gene encoding uncharacterized protein LOC142249462 is translated as MESQDNYHHYHVRDEPSSHGPARPSISGTSRRSREDSPIAHRTRGRFTRQRRVDIAPITPRRRRNRRLPPPPPPSPPPPPSPPPSPSPPPSPPPSPERYQLWNPFQNNTYPEVINLSRLTLPTAIRSAEDPLEFCPICLEDLVTGDAISYMECGHFFHLPCIGQWLQYNITCPLCRHINTTAKYVVSAYLEGIGNIEVLADDPNMRFYPPAGLWS